In Musa acuminata AAA Group cultivar baxijiao chromosome BXJ2-8, Cavendish_Baxijiao_AAA, whole genome shotgun sequence, one genomic interval encodes:
- the LOC103995355 gene encoding protein EFFECTOR OF TRANSCRIPTION 2, translating to MMMDSSRLRREECHRTKHDSVFSDWKIVIGSSDWEDHSLGKNGAERYKIHNLPANCSCPGLYELGIAVTPTDGRGTKTRQHALKDIVVVYLGQADNVRTRLQQYGRAGSHLDHGNSFTYSAESETPCLQKGPGLFKEIFSKGYSIVYRWAPMKDKKEAEKMEEQLLNFFDYAWNRRGNGACRREDILLKLDKASTRSNSGLLSKFKQWKWPVFSKTVGIKIDAGLSIDEAESEKTRGFLPQIFKFVKSQRQSVQPNDNLTQDEKVCGVAIGNGHICRNKPVPRRKRCSEHKGKRITVNSNLTSRDIRTIEDNSSLVCSEDSAAGKMVQSKHQRIPHIYKSSSGWESWPPAEEMQKLIPILEVNICGVEAEDGDICRRKPVPGRKRCEEHKGKRVTGSGTSSSAKTVRSSVCGVHLDDGSICMNLPLPARKRCTKHKGRKVTKIGQPDVFEFQTKKLSSLN from the exons ATTGTTATTGGATCATCGGATTGGGAGGATCATTCCTTGGGCAAGAATGGGGCGGAGAGATATAAAATTCATAACCTTCCTGCTAATTGTTCGTGCCCTGGACTCTATGAATTAGGCATTGCTGTGACTCCAACTGATGGAAGAGGCACCAAGACCCGTCAGCATGCTTTAAAGGACATTGTTGTCGTTTATCTTGGTCAAGCTGATAATGTTAGAACAAGGCTTCAACAGTATGGACGTGCAGGATCTCATTTGGACCATGGAAATTCATTTACTTATTCAGCGGAAAGTGAAACTCCTTGTCTCCAAAAAGGGCCTGGTTTATTTAAAGAAATCTTCTCGAAGGGCTATTCCATTGTGTACAGATGGGCTCCG ATGAAAGACAAAAAAGAAGCAGAGAAGATGGAGGAACAGCTACTTAATTTCTTTGATTATGCATGGAACAGGCGTGGAAATGGTGCTTGTCGGCGTGAAGATATCCTGTTAAAATTAGATAAGGCATCAACCAGGTCTAATTCTGGTTTACTAAGTAAGTTCAAGCAGTGGAAGTGGCCTGTATTTAGCAAAACTGTAGGGATCAAGATTGATGCAGGTTTGTCAATTGATGAAGCAGAATCAGAGAAGACGAGAGGTTTTCTCCCTCAAATCTTCAAATTTGTCAAGTCACAGCGTCAGTCAGTTCAACCGAACGATAACCTTACTCAAGATGAAAAAGTTTGTGGAGTGGCCATTGGTAATGGACACATCTGTAGAAATAAACCTGTGCCAAGACGCAAAAGGTGTTCAGAGCATAAAGGAAAGAGGATTACTGTTAACAGCAATCTGACAAGTAGAGACATAAGAACGATAGAGGATAACTCATCTCTTGTATGCTCTGAGGATAGTGCTGCTGGGAAAATGGTTCAATCTAAGCACCAGAGAATACCTCATATTTATAAATCCTCAAGCGGCTGGGAAAGTTGGCCTCCTGCAGAAGAAATGCAAAAACTCATCCCCATACTTGAAGTAAACATCTGTGGGGTGGAAGCAGAGGATGGAGATATTTGTAGAAGGAAGCCTGTTCCTGGAAGAAAGAGGTGTGAGGAGCATAAAGGAAAGAGGGTAACTGGTAGTGGCACATCAAGCTCAGCAAAAACAGTAAGATCATCTGTATGTGGTGTTCATTTAGATGATGGCTCAATTTGCATGAATCTACCACTGCCTGCAAGGAAGCGATGCACGAAACACAAAGGAAGAAAGGTCACGAAGATTGGTCAGCCAGACGTATTTGAGTTTCAGACAAAGAAACTATCTTCTTTGAATTAA
- the LOC103995356 gene encoding UDP-glycosyltransferase TURAN isoform X1, with protein MGSTEKKRGRAAVVVLGDIGRSPRMQYHALSLAEQANLEVDIVANGGSDPHVAIRENHSIHLYQMRSIHLRGLSKISSALTLVIKAALQFVILVWFLCVKIPRPDVFLVQNPPSVPTLAAVKLSSWLRRSKFIIDWHNFGYTLLGLSHGRSHIIVKTYHWFESYFGRMTDGSLCVTRAMQHELAENWRIKATVLYDQPPEFFHPISMRQMHELFSRLQNDICRPNGVCDCVSAVAVQEGLDTDEAITELNQSSDTLFSSQIDSNIFLKPNRPALVVSSTSWTPDEDFSILLQAALMYDRRVAAAVGENDSIVEEKLWMDISNGEQQLYPRLLFVITGKGPEKKKYEEQIKKLKLRRVAFRTMWLSAEDYPLLLGSADLGVSLHTSSSGLDLPMKVVDMFGCGLPVCAASYSCIKELVKVEKNGLLFSSPSELADEFMMLFKGFPEKCEALKSLKDGALATSSSSRWSTEWESHALPLISEVISEKQR; from the exons ATGGGATCGacggagaagaagagagggagagccGCGGTGGTCGTCCTTGGCGACATCGGTCGCAGCCCGCGCATGCAGTACCACGCCCTCTCCCTCGCTGAACAG GCAAATCTAGAGGTGGACATCGTAGCAAATGGAG GTAGTGATCCTCATGTGGCTATAAGAGAGAACCATTCTATTCATTTGTACCAAATG AGGTCCATACACCTCAGAGGATTATCAAAGATATCAAGTGCATTGACACTAGTAATCAAGGCTGCATTGCAATTTGTTATCTTAGTTTGGTTTCTTTGTGTTAAGATTCCTCGTCCAGATGTTTTCCTTGTGCAG AATCCACCATCTGTTCCCACATTAGCTGCTGTCAAACTGTCTAGCTGGTTAAGACGAtctaaatttataattgattGGCACAACTTTGGATATACACTTCTTGGGTTATCCCACGGAAGAAGTCATATAATTGTGAAAACCTACCATTG GTTTGAAAGTTATTTTGGGAGGATGACGGATGGCTCATTATGTGTTACAAGGGCAATGCAACATGAACTTGCTGAAAATTGGCGAATCAA AGCAACTGTGCTTTATGATCAGCCGCCTGAGTTCTTCCATCCTATTTCAATGAGGCAGATGCATGAG TTGTTTTCTAGGTTGCAGAATGATATCTGTCGACCAAATGGAGTTTGCGATTGTGTTAGTGCTG TTGCAGTGCAAGAAGGTTTGGATACTGATGAGGCCATCACTGAGTTGAATCAATCTAGTGATACATTGTTTAGTTCTCAGATTGACAGTAACATTTTTTTGAAACCAAACAGACCAGCCCTTGTTGTCAGTAGTACAAGCTG GACTCCAGATGAAGATTTTAGCATACTTCTTCAAGCAGCACTCATGTATGATAGGCGTGTTGCTGCAGCCGTAGGTGAGAATGATTCAATTGTTGAAGAGAAGTTGTGGATGGACATCAGCAATGGGGAACAGCAATTGTACCCTCGATTGTTGTTTGTCATAActg GTAAAGGGCCTGAAAAGAAGAAATACGAAGAGCAGATAAAGAAGTTAAAGTTGAGGCGTGTGGCCTTCAGAACGATGTGGCTATCAGCTGAGGATTATCCATTGTTACTTG GCTCTGCAGATCTTGGTGTATCCTTGCACACTTCTTCATCTGGTTTGGACCTTCCCATGAAG GTTGTTGATATGTTTGGATGTGGACTGCCTGTGTGTGCTGCTTCATATTCTTG CATTAAGGAACTTGTTAAAGTTGAGAAAAATGGGCTACTATTTTCATCACCATCTGAGCTTGCTGATGAATTTATG ATGCTTTTCAAAGGCTTCCCAGAGAAATGTGAGGCCCTGAAATCTTTGAAGGATGGTGCTTTAGCTACAAGCTCAAGCTCAAGATGGTCCACAGAGTGGGAGAGTCATGCGTTGCCACTGATTTCTGAG GTAATATCAGAGAAACAAAGATGA
- the LOC103995356 gene encoding UDP-glycosyltransferase TURAN isoform X2 translates to MGSTEKKRGRAAVVVLGDIGRSPRMQYHALSLAEQANLEVDIVANGGSDPHVAIRENHSIHLYQMRSIHLRGLSKISSALTLVIKAALQFVILVWFLCVKIPRPDVFLVQNPPSVPTLAAVKLSSWLRRSKFIIDWHNFGYTLLGLSHGRSHIIVKTYHWFESYFGRMTDGSLCVTRAMQHELAENWRIKATVLYDQPPEFFHPISMRQMHELFSRLQNDICRPNGVCDCVSAVQEGLDTDEAITELNQSSDTLFSSQIDSNIFLKPNRPALVVSSTSWTPDEDFSILLQAALMYDRRVAAAVGENDSIVEEKLWMDISNGEQQLYPRLLFVITGKGPEKKKYEEQIKKLKLRRVAFRTMWLSAEDYPLLLGSADLGVSLHTSSSGLDLPMKVVDMFGCGLPVCAASYSCIKELVKVEKNGLLFSSPSELADEFMMLFKGFPEKCEALKSLKDGALATSSSSRWSTEWESHALPLISEVISEKQR, encoded by the exons ATGGGATCGacggagaagaagagagggagagccGCGGTGGTCGTCCTTGGCGACATCGGTCGCAGCCCGCGCATGCAGTACCACGCCCTCTCCCTCGCTGAACAG GCAAATCTAGAGGTGGACATCGTAGCAAATGGAG GTAGTGATCCTCATGTGGCTATAAGAGAGAACCATTCTATTCATTTGTACCAAATG AGGTCCATACACCTCAGAGGATTATCAAAGATATCAAGTGCATTGACACTAGTAATCAAGGCTGCATTGCAATTTGTTATCTTAGTTTGGTTTCTTTGTGTTAAGATTCCTCGTCCAGATGTTTTCCTTGTGCAG AATCCACCATCTGTTCCCACATTAGCTGCTGTCAAACTGTCTAGCTGGTTAAGACGAtctaaatttataattgattGGCACAACTTTGGATATACACTTCTTGGGTTATCCCACGGAAGAAGTCATATAATTGTGAAAACCTACCATTG GTTTGAAAGTTATTTTGGGAGGATGACGGATGGCTCATTATGTGTTACAAGGGCAATGCAACATGAACTTGCTGAAAATTGGCGAATCAA AGCAACTGTGCTTTATGATCAGCCGCCTGAGTTCTTCCATCCTATTTCAATGAGGCAGATGCATGAG TTGTTTTCTAGGTTGCAGAATGATATCTGTCGACCAAATGGAGTTTGCGATTGTGTTAGTGCTG TGCAAGAAGGTTTGGATACTGATGAGGCCATCACTGAGTTGAATCAATCTAGTGATACATTGTTTAGTTCTCAGATTGACAGTAACATTTTTTTGAAACCAAACAGACCAGCCCTTGTTGTCAGTAGTACAAGCTG GACTCCAGATGAAGATTTTAGCATACTTCTTCAAGCAGCACTCATGTATGATAGGCGTGTTGCTGCAGCCGTAGGTGAGAATGATTCAATTGTTGAAGAGAAGTTGTGGATGGACATCAGCAATGGGGAACAGCAATTGTACCCTCGATTGTTGTTTGTCATAActg GTAAAGGGCCTGAAAAGAAGAAATACGAAGAGCAGATAAAGAAGTTAAAGTTGAGGCGTGTGGCCTTCAGAACGATGTGGCTATCAGCTGAGGATTATCCATTGTTACTTG GCTCTGCAGATCTTGGTGTATCCTTGCACACTTCTTCATCTGGTTTGGACCTTCCCATGAAG GTTGTTGATATGTTTGGATGTGGACTGCCTGTGTGTGCTGCTTCATATTCTTG CATTAAGGAACTTGTTAAAGTTGAGAAAAATGGGCTACTATTTTCATCACCATCTGAGCTTGCTGATGAATTTATG ATGCTTTTCAAAGGCTTCCCAGAGAAATGTGAGGCCCTGAAATCTTTGAAGGATGGTGCTTTAGCTACAAGCTCAAGCTCAAGATGGTCCACAGAGTGGGAGAGTCATGCGTTGCCACTGATTTCTGAG GTAATATCAGAGAAACAAAGATGA